The following coding sequences are from one Pelecanus crispus isolate bPelCri1 chromosome 15, bPelCri1.pri, whole genome shotgun sequence window:
- the KLHDC7A gene encoding kelch domain-containing protein 7A has product MSQQVTLPWQPDMQLAGKLVLSATALLLLTLAYRFYKSRSLAEGKTPPADVGREQRENAAWDGDGEGAAGLRRRRLLGEEARTAQASDQASVPGTQHTPPRGDRSLPRGEEEEEEGEERVSEPGLTCRRAGMARRGSELGSEPGSKLGSKLGSKSGSKPGIEPESEPGRKPESEPGSELGSEPSSYDPGDAAETPSSHREEGTFAPSTGLSPRIANAQVAGEGHAQSMEQDLAGGGTSQETERHGGTIQTLSVTSVLGLTMTGSNVGLDASYSFSSIAKIQVEENYISKQWVKDRDGQPVPGLKRKVYDYHVQSISQSMSKKSSLPHIPPGTSQRRSSERVKEELQSFATQEPDPASSMQDPTTSSIVPPPMGTLEISLEPPSPGRKDSILQIADSPHLQLPMEGFGVTEPASTPPASPRPRLVASADLFQMPPPTHLDLGNCYEVLCTAKTQKLSHLREAAYKVMSDNYLQVLRTPSIYGRLNASERELILRRRMKGKMYMAVADINVQEPGLHTSRLCYYDDGGDCWHHLCHVPPEVVSRGCAMCSMFNYLFVVGGCEGMGQTQRPSNRVFCYDPLTNIWKEICPLNQARPRCKLVALDGHLYAIGGECLYTVERYDPRQDRWTFTAPLPHDTFAVAHTATVCDGEIYVTGGTLRYVLLRYSARLDSWSVSPVVGSKDRTAEMVSANGFIYRFDLHRSTGIGVYRCGAKAKLWYKCATYGMPNLSGFQCAVVGSLVHCVGRHFHIRFLADHISPRFGTKELQPFPSPCGNLLPAVLVLPEGGMAQTQV; this is encoded by the coding sequence ATGTCCCAGCAGGTaaccctgccctggcagcccgACATGCAGCTGGCCGGCAAGCTGGTCCTCTCCGCCACCGCGCTGCTCCTCCTGACTTTGGCGTACAGGTTTTATAAGTCCCGCTCGCTTGCCGAGGGCAAAACCCCACCGGCCGATGTGGGAAGAGAGCAGAGGGAAAACGCTgcctgggatggggatggggaaggtgCAGCGGGGCTGCGACGGAGGAGGCTCTTGGGTGAGGAAGCAAGGACCGCACAAGCGAGCGATCAAGCAAGCGTACCTGGGACACAGCACACGCCTCCCCGGGGGGATCGAAGTCTGCCaaggggtgaggaggaggaggaggaaggagaggagagagttTCAGAACCGGGGCTGACTTGCAGGAGAGCGGGGATGGCCAGGAGGGGAAGTGAGTTGGGAAGTGAGCCGGGAAGCAAGCTGGGAAGTAAGCTGGGAAGTAAGTCGGGAAGCAAGCCAGGAATTGAGCCGGAAAGTGAGCCGGGAAGAAAGCCGGAAAGCGAGCCAGGAAGTGAGCTAGGAAGCGAGCCGAGCTCTTATGACCCTGGGGATGCAGCTGAAACACCGAGCAGCCACAGGGAGGAGGGCACATTTGCCCCAAGCACCGGGCTTTCCCCCAGGATTGCTAATGCCCAGGTGGCAGGTGAGGGACACGCCCAAAGCATGGAGCAGGATTTGGCTGGTGGAGGCACGAGCCAGGAGACCGAGAGGCATGGGGGGACGATCCAGACCCTCAGTGTCACCTCAGTCCTGGGGCTAACGATGACAGGGAGCAACGTGGGGTTGGATGCCTCCTACTCTTTCTCCTCCATTGCGAAGATCCAGGTGGAGGAGAACTACATCTCCAAGCAGTGGGTGAAGGACAGGGATGGGCAGCCTGTCCCCGGCCTCAAACGCAAAGTCTACGACTACCATGTGCAGTCCATCTCCCAGTCGATGTCAAAGAAGAGTTCTCTCCCCCACATCCCTCCCGGAACATCCCAGCGCCGCAGCTCAGAGCGGGTCAAGGAAGAGCTGCAGAGCTTTGCAACCCAGGAGCCAGACCCAGCTTCATCAATGCAGGatcccaccacctcctccatAGTTCCACCACCTATGGGGACCTTGGAGATCTCCCTTGAGCCACCATCTCCTGGCCGCAAGGACAGCATCCTCCAGATTGCTGACAGTCCCCACCTTCAGCTGCCCATGGAGGGTTTTGGGGTCACAGAGCCAGCCAGCACACCGCCTGCAAGCCCCCGGCCAAGGCTGGTGGCCAGTGCTGACCTCTTCCAAATgccaccacccacccacctgGACCTGGGGAACTGCTACGAGGTCCTCTgcacagccaagacacagaAGCTCAGCCACCTCCGGGAAGCTGCCTACAAGGTGATGAGTGACAACTACCTGCAGGTGCTGAGGACACCCTCCATCTATGGCCGCCTCAACGCCAGCGAGCGGGAGCTCATCCTGCGGCGGAGGATGAAGGGGAAGATGTACATGGCTGTGGCAGACATCAACGTGCAGGAGCCCGGCCTCCACACCAGCCGCCTCTGCTACTATGATGACGGAGGGGACTGCTGGCATCATCTCTGCCATGTGCCACCGGAGGTGGTCTCCCGAGGTTGCGCCATGTGCAGCATGTTCAACTACCTCTTCGTGGTGGGGGGCTGCGAGGGCATGGGCCAGACGCAGAGACCCTCCAACCGTGTCTTCTGCTATGACCCCCTGACCAACATCTGGAAGGAGATCTGCCCCCTGAACCAAGCACGGCCCCGCTGCAAGCTCGTGGCCTTGGACGGCCACCTCTACGCCATCGGCGGTGAATGCCTCTACACGGTGGAGCGCTACGACCCCCGGCAGGACCGCTGGACCTTCACCGCACCCCTGCCCCACGACACCTTCGCCGTGGCCCACACAGCCACGGTGTGCGATGGGGAGATCTACGTCACGGGGGGCACCTTGCGCTACGTTCTGCTGCGTTACAGCGCCCGCTTGGACAGCTGGAGCGTCAGCCCAGTTGTCGGCAGCAAGGACAGGACGGCTGAGATGGTGAGTGCTAATGGCTTCATCTACCGCTTCGACCTCCACCGCAGCACAGGCATTGGCGTCTACCGCTGTGGAGCCAAGGCCAAGCTATGGTACAAGTGTGCCACCTACGGCATGCCCAACCTGTCCGGCTTCCAGTGCGCCGTggtgggcagcctggtccaCTGTGTCGGCCGGCACTTCCACATACGCTTCTTGGCTGACCACATCTCACCACGCTTTGGGACCAAGGAGCTGCAGCCCTTCCCATCGCCCTGCGGCAACCTCCTCCCAGCAGTCCTGGTGCTGCCAGAGGGAGGGATGGCACAAACACAGGTTTGA